In one Neobacillus sp. CF12 genomic region, the following are encoded:
- a CDS encoding immunoglobulin-like domain-containing protein has protein sequence MKKMKKLSIFLIVLMVFNTFSSVLPQKTFAEEPTSLSDDLILHYDMKTTKEDGEQIIVENVSGEGFDGIFKNPNNGKLVKNSEVGFVTFNGGGSTSKSGYIEIPKASDGSDLLSGLEDVTVSTLINWENDGSNRWAFGLGTVSDDAQFGNKYFFVTPRHGSGNVAATGISKAGWSSESLHKGPAAMSARTWEVATVVFSAATDTITLYVNGKKVVSGSAKGIKLSEIIDPAAEYSGFIGKSIFKNDPFFKGSVGDFRVYGKALTDQEVGNVYNETAQKIQQINRLLIIDAQDSLNISDYLGEKNTSVDTITENLSLPTAGKNGVSITWKSSNPEVIANDGTVTRPAVDSKDAIVELTANLSYEGITSSKPFKVTVLKEYTDQQKVDLDAASVSIYNQDKVKGNIDLPVAGEEGSSISWESSHPEIIKGSVEAGDVVSKLGQVTRPNLDTNVTLTATVSLGDASKTVTFDLTVIKRPEKKEYDAYFFSYFTGEYEGGEEISFATAEDPLKWRALNNGESVIQSTMGEKGLRDPFIIRSPEGDKFYMLATDLKMGESTNFDQAQITGSHSIMIWESDDLVNWSEQRMVEVAPKTGGNTWAPEAFYNEKTGEYVVFWASSMKDAETYGSYPNGRPSGQYNVMYYATTRDFYTFSEPKVFLDESFPTIDTSFVENEGTLYRLTKSEVNYKVYYEKANDIFYDKDGIVENGYQYDLIPGTKDGNRGLIGLNGNNEGQLVFKDIHEDKWWMFLDSWPYHVRWSTDLEDGSQFINNVLPSSEYALPPGPRHGTVIPITRAEYNALQEKYGKPGPEKSVEPVVHYTFDPGDIEGTTIKDVSSNGFDAKLVGGAVVDTKDAIGKSTGSVSLDGSTGYIELPKNLIKDLNLESLTMSTWVNVKGNQANQRIFDFSSDTGRIVNRNTMYLSTQGDSGNLEFAIVTPFTEKFGNQNSLLGSNYKYALRAPMIADNSWQHVAVTIEGYDAVVYVNSKEVARSSTYNVEPRMLLETTMNYLGKSSNDAHSLFNGKFDEFKIYNHALSTEEIAALADEEVPTPPEEEPKAADLILDYDMKNIEGTTVKDNTGKFNGTLVNPQNAQVLKGENVGSVSFQGGSVSSYIEMPKGVLDGLDSVTVSSLVNWDGNREAEWLFALGQDSNKYLFATPSRNSGDRSARVGLGITSWQNEAGANATTGKLEADKWKLVTAVMSGEEKKVTLYVDGVEVGSGPTNGYTLAQINNANGRSGYIARSFYTGDPYFGGMVADFEVYNGALSPEEILALKEKAAEKLDAMDGLILENAAGQLDYGDFLNKNQNKEEITTDLKFPEVGTNGTTITWAFQNNEVITNNGMVKRPTFEEGNKQVVIIATISDGKNTVTKEFTVTVLSKLKDSVAVRKDAEALKVYNINEVRGNLTLLKHGENGSVITWKSANSSIITPSGEVTRPKHGNGDVTVKLTATIRLNNEVITKAFLANVKEMPQKEDYEGYVFSYFTGEGQSNGEQIYFALSEGNDPLHWKELNNAQPSITSEMGEKGLRDPFIIRSPEGDKFYLIATDLKIYGNGNWDRAQRAGSKSIMVWESTDLVNWSEQRMVEVSPESAGNTWAPEVMYDDTTGEYIVFWASKLYDNEEHSGSSHQRMMYAKTRDFHTFTEPQVYIDYGYSIIDTTMIEHDGKIYRFTKDERGNSASTPNGKFIFQEVGDSVLDPNFTLIEEGIGKGVIGQGEGATVFKSNTEEKWYMFIDEFGGRGYVPFETTDLQSGEWKLSENYDLPGRPRHGTVLPVTKAEYEALLANAPAVKLPDTEQKVSGINIDKEKFNLVEGTSEQIKATVTPDQANNKGVVWSSSNEVVAVVDENGVVTAKKEGTALITAATVEGGFIAVSEVTVVDDSTPPVITITGNVETYSVDSMVAITCSVIDELSGIASINCPNVEGPAYNYKIGVNTFNASAVDKAGNTVEVQFQFTVTVDFDSLSTLTKSFVTNVGIANGLTSKLRAAKESSAKDNEEAMAGQLNAYQNQLKAQKGKSITEQNADILTSLVQHLR, from the coding sequence ATGAAAAAGATGAAAAAATTATCTATCTTTTTAATTGTGTTGATGGTGTTTAATACCTTTTCAAGTGTGCTTCCTCAAAAAACCTTTGCGGAGGAACCAACCTCTTTATCGGATGATTTGATTCTTCATTATGATATGAAGACAACGAAAGAAGATGGGGAACAAATCATTGTTGAAAATGTTTCTGGTGAAGGATTTGATGGGATATTTAAAAACCCAAACAATGGTAAACTCGTAAAAAATTCCGAGGTTGGATTCGTTACTTTTAATGGCGGCGGTTCTACTTCTAAGAGCGGATATATAGAAATACCTAAAGCTTCTGACGGTTCCGATTTATTAAGCGGATTAGAAGATGTAACGGTATCTACCCTTATAAATTGGGAAAATGATGGATCAAACCGCTGGGCATTTGGATTGGGAACAGTTTCAGATGACGCACAATTTGGAAACAAGTATTTTTTTGTAACTCCTAGACATGGTTCCGGTAATGTGGCTGCAACAGGGATTTCAAAGGCAGGCTGGAGCAGTGAATCCTTGCATAAAGGACCGGCAGCTATGAGCGCTAGAACATGGGAGGTTGCTACTGTCGTTTTCTCCGCAGCTACTGATACCATCACCCTATACGTAAATGGTAAAAAGGTAGTTTCAGGATCAGCAAAGGGTATAAAACTATCTGAGATCATTGATCCAGCTGCAGAATACTCAGGATTTATTGGAAAATCCATCTTTAAAAATGATCCTTTCTTCAAGGGAAGTGTTGGAGATTTTCGTGTTTATGGAAAGGCACTGACAGACCAAGAAGTTGGAAATGTATATAACGAAACTGCGCAAAAAATCCAACAAATTAATCGTTTATTAATCATTGATGCACAGGATTCTCTTAATATATCAGACTATTTAGGTGAAAAAAATACTAGTGTCGATACTATAACAGAGAATTTATCACTTCCAACTGCAGGAAAAAACGGGGTATCCATTACATGGAAATCAAGTAACCCGGAAGTAATTGCAAATGACGGCACTGTAACCCGTCCGGCAGTTGATTCTAAGGATGCAATTGTGGAACTTACTGCAAATCTATCATATGAAGGAATAACCTCTAGTAAACCATTTAAGGTGACAGTATTAAAGGAATATACAGATCAGCAGAAAGTAGATTTAGATGCAGCTAGTGTATCGATCTATAATCAAGATAAGGTGAAGGGGAATATCGATCTCCCTGTTGCAGGTGAAGAAGGTTCAAGTATTAGCTGGGAAAGCTCACACCCAGAAATTATTAAGGGATCAGTTGAAGCAGGTGACGTTGTCTCAAAGCTTGGCCAGGTTACCCGTCCGAATCTAGATACAAATGTTACTTTAACAGCAACGGTTTCACTTGGTGATGCTTCGAAGACAGTTACTTTCGACTTAACGGTTATTAAAAGGCCTGAAAAGAAAGAATATGACGCATACTTCTTCTCCTATTTTACTGGTGAGTATGAAGGCGGGGAAGAAATCTCATTTGCGACTGCTGAAGATCCATTAAAGTGGAGAGCGTTAAATAATGGTGAATCAGTTATCCAGTCTACAATGGGAGAAAAGGGATTACGCGACCCATTCATTATTCGCTCACCAGAAGGCGATAAATTCTATATGCTGGCAACTGACTTAAAAATGGGAGAAAGCACCAACTTTGATCAAGCCCAAATTACAGGAAGTCACAGCATTATGATTTGGGAATCAGATGACCTTGTTAATTGGAGCGAACAAAGAATGGTAGAGGTGGCTCCAAAAACAGGAGGAAATACCTGGGCACCGGAAGCATTTTATAATGAAAAAACAGGAGAATACGTCGTATTCTGGGCTTCATCGATGAAGGATGCAGAAACATACGGCAGTTATCCAAACGGCAGGCCATCCGGTCAATATAACGTCATGTATTATGCAACCACAAGAGACTTCTATACATTCTCTGAACCTAAAGTGTTTCTTGATGAAAGTTTCCCAACCATCGATACAAGTTTTGTGGAGAATGAAGGAACACTTTACCGTTTAACGAAATCAGAAGTAAACTATAAAGTCTATTACGAAAAAGCAAATGATATTTTCTATGATAAAGATGGAATTGTTGAAAATGGGTACCAGTACGACCTCATTCCAGGTACAAAAGATGGAAATCGAGGACTAATTGGTTTGAACGGAAATAACGAAGGGCAGTTAGTTTTCAAAGATATCCATGAAGATAAATGGTGGATGTTCTTAGATTCCTGGCCATATCATGTTCGGTGGTCAACGGATTTAGAAGATGGAAGTCAGTTTATCAATAATGTCCTTCCTTCATCTGAATATGCTTTACCTCCTGGACCACGTCACGGAACGGTTATTCCGATTACACGTGCAGAATATAATGCGCTGCAAGAAAAATATGGCAAACCTGGTCCTGAAAAATCGGTTGAGCCTGTCGTTCACTATACATTTGACCCAGGAGATATTGAGGGAACGACAATCAAAGATGTATCCAGCAATGGATTTGATGCAAAATTAGTTGGCGGGGCTGTAGTAGATACAAAAGATGCTATTGGAAAATCTACGGGTTCCGTTTCTCTTGATGGATCAACAGGTTACATTGAATTACCGAAAAATCTAATTAAAGATTTAAACCTAGAAAGTTTGACGATGTCAACATGGGTAAATGTAAAAGGCAATCAAGCAAATCAGCGTATTTTTGATTTTTCTTCTGACACAGGAAGAATTGTAAATCGAAATACGATGTATTTAAGTACCCAAGGTGATTCAGGAAACTTAGAATTTGCGATTGTTACACCTTTTACTGAAAAGTTTGGCAATCAAAATTCTCTTTTAGGCAGCAACTACAAATATGCGTTAAGAGCTCCAATGATTGCGGATAATTCATGGCAGCATGTTGCGGTTACGATTGAAGGATATGATGCTGTTGTTTATGTAAACAGTAAAGAGGTTGCCAGAAGTTCAACCTATAATGTTGAGCCAAGGATGCTTTTAGAAACCACCATGAACTACCTGGGAAAATCTAGCAACGATGCACATAGTTTATTTAATGGTAAGTTTGATGAGTTTAAAATTTATAACCATGCACTGTCAACAGAAGAAATTGCAGCTCTTGCAGATGAAGAAGTTCCAACTCCTCCAGAAGAAGAGCCAAAAGCAGCTGATTTAATTCTCGATTACGATATGAAGAATATCGAGGGAACAACTGTAAAAGACAATACGGGGAAATTTAATGGAACGCTTGTAAATCCACAAAATGCTCAAGTATTAAAGGGAGAAAATGTAGGTTCCGTCAGCTTCCAAGGCGGATCAGTCAGCTCTTATATCGAAATGCCTAAAGGTGTACTAGACGGCTTGGATAGTGTAACCGTTTCTTCATTAGTAAATTGGGACGGCAACCGTGAGGCAGAATGGTTATTTGCTTTAGGGCAAGATAGCAATAAATATCTCTTTGCTACTCCAAGCCGCAATTCCGGAGACCGCTCCGCACGTGTTGGACTAGGAATAACTAGCTGGCAGAACGAAGCAGGAGCAAATGCTACAACAGGTAAATTAGAAGCAGATAAATGGAAATTAGTAACTGCAGTTATGTCCGGAGAAGAGAAAAAAGTAACATTGTATGTTGACGGAGTAGAGGTAGGCTCTGGTCCAACTAATGGCTATACATTAGCTCAAATTAACAATGCGAATGGCAGAAGCGGATATATTGCTAGATCTTTCTATACCGGGGATCCTTATTTTGGTGGAATGGTTGCTGATTTTGAGGTTTATAACGGTGCATTATCACCAGAAGAGATTTTAGCATTAAAAGAAAAAGCGGCAGAAAAATTAGATGCCATGGATGGGTTAATTCTTGAGAATGCCGCCGGGCAATTAGATTATGGTGATTTCCTCAATAAAAACCAAAACAAAGAGGAAATTACGACTGATTTAAAGTTCCCTGAAGTGGGTACTAATGGAACCACCATTACATGGGCATTCCAAAATAACGAGGTCATTACCAATAATGGTATGGTAAAGAGACCGACATTCGAAGAAGGAAACAAACAGGTTGTAATTATTGCAACGATTTCAGATGGAAAAAATACTGTTACGAAAGAATTTACCGTAACGGTACTAAGTAAGTTGAAAGATTCAGTTGCAGTCAGAAAAGATGCGGAAGCATTAAAGGTTTATAATATTAACGAAGTTCGCGGTAATTTAACCTTATTGAAACATGGGGAAAACGGGTCTGTCATTACCTGGAAATCAGCTAATTCTTCAATCATTACACCAAGTGGAGAGGTGACTCGTCCAAAACATGGAAACGGTGATGTGACGGTTAAGTTAACAGCAACGATCCGACTCAATAATGAAGTCATTACAAAGGCATTTTTGGCAAATGTTAAAGAAATGCCTCAAAAAGAAGACTATGAAGGTTATGTTTTCAGCTATTTTACGGGTGAAGGTCAGTCAAACGGCGAACAAATTTACTTTGCTCTAAGCGAAGGAAATGACCCGCTGCACTGGAAAGAATTAAACAATGCACAGCCATCGATTACATCTGAAATGGGTGAAAAGGGACTTCGTGATCCGTTCATTATTCGCTCACCAGAAGGAGATAAGTTTTACCTTATTGCCACTGATTTAAAAATCTATGGAAATGGCAACTGGGACAGAGCGCAAAGAGCAGGAAGTAAATCAATTATGGTTTGGGAATCAACGGATTTAGTAAATTGGTCTGAACAAAGGATGGTAGAAGTTTCTCCAGAATCTGCTGGAAATACGTGGGCTCCTGAGGTAATGTATGATGATACAACTGGAGAGTATATTGTGTTCTGGGCTTCTAAACTGTATGACAACGAAGAACATAGTGGTTCAAGCCATCAACGAATGATGTACGCGAAAACCAGAGATTTCCATACGTTCACGGAACCACAAGTATATATTGATTATGGGTATTCCATCATAGATACAACAATGATTGAACATGATGGAAAAATCTATCGTTTTACGAAGGATGAAAGAGGTAATTCTGCCTCTACTCCAAATGGTAAGTTTATTTTCCAAGAGGTTGGTGATTCTGTTTTAGATCCAAACTTCACTCTTATTGAAGAAGGAATTGGAAAAGGAGTCATTGGCCAAGGCGAAGGGGCTACTGTATTTAAATCAAATACGGAAGAAAAATGGTATATGTTTATTGATGAATTCGGCGGCAGAGGGTATGTACCGTTTGAAACCACTGATTTACAATCGGGTGAATGGAAGCTTTCTGAAAACTATGATTTACCTGGACGTCCTCGTCACGGTACAGTCTTACCGGTGACAAAAGCAGAATATGAAGCATTACTTGCCAATGCACCTGCAGTCAAACTACCAGATACGGAACAAAAAGTTTCAGGGATAAATATTGATAAAGAAAAATTCAATTTAGTAGAAGGAACTTCTGAACAAATCAAAGCAACCGTTACACCTGATCAAGCAAATAATAAAGGTGTAGTTTGGTCTAGCAGTAATGAAGTCGTTGCGGTTGTGGATGAGAATGGTGTGGTCACAGCTAAAAAAGAAGGAACAGCACTGATAACAGCCGCAACAGTGGAAGGTGGATTTATCGCTGTTAGTGAGGTAACCGTGGTGGATGATTCCACTCCGCCAGTGATTACAATTACTGGGAATGTGGAAACATATTCTGTCGATTCCATGGTGGCAATTACTTGCAGCGTGATAGATGAGTTATCAGGAATTGCTTCCATTAATTGTCCAAATGTGGAAGGGCCAGCCTACAATTATAAAATAGGTGTTAATACCTTTAATGCGTCAGCTGTAGATAAAGCTGGGAATACGGTGGAAGTACAGTTCCAATTTACTGTAACAGTAGATTTTGATAGTTTAAGTACATTGACAAAATCTTTTGTTACGAATGTAGGAATTGCCAATGGACTAACGAGCAAGCTTCGAGCAGCAAAAGAATCTTCTGCAAAAGACAATGAAGAAGCTATGGCAGGTCAACTAAACGCCTATCAAAATCAACTAAAAGCACAAAAAGGTAAGTCCATAACAGAACAAAATGCTGATATCTTAACTTCTTTAGTTCAACATTTGAGATAA
- the yjfF gene encoding galactofuranose ABC transporter, permease protein YjfF: MIRLKMNKKFYPLMVTLSLFLLMYLYGSFTYTGFASPQVFLNLFIDNAFLIIVAVGMTFVILSGGIDLSVGSVIALTSMVTAGLLQSSSLSAWIVIPIALLIGPILGFFMGCLIHFYNLQPFIVTLAGMFLARGLSFVISVETISIDDTFFQFAANTKIFIGEYFVSISVLIALLVVGFAIFIAHYTKFGRNVYAIGGNEQSAMLMGLPVGKTKILIYTLSGFCSSLAGVVFTFYMLSGYGLHANGLELDAIAAVVIGGTLLTGGAGYVAGSVIGVLILGVIQTLIVFEGTLSSWWTKIAIGVLLLAFILFQRISVLRGVGKKQTISQT; the protein is encoded by the coding sequence ATGATCCGGCTAAAAATGAATAAAAAGTTTTACCCACTGATGGTCACTCTGAGCTTATTTCTATTGATGTATTTGTATGGTTCTTTCACTTATACTGGTTTCGCTTCCCCTCAAGTGTTTCTCAACTTGTTTATTGATAATGCATTTTTGATTATTGTTGCAGTGGGAATGACCTTTGTCATCCTTTCGGGGGGAATTGATCTATCTGTGGGTTCGGTTATTGCCTTAACGAGTATGGTGACAGCAGGCTTACTTCAATCTAGTAGTCTATCAGCTTGGATTGTCATCCCGATTGCGTTATTAATTGGACCAATCCTTGGTTTTTTCATGGGCTGTCTCATCCATTTTTACAACTTGCAGCCATTTATCGTGACCTTAGCTGGAATGTTTTTAGCAAGGGGATTAAGTTTTGTAATTAGTGTAGAGACGATTTCTATTGATGATACGTTTTTTCAATTCGCAGCTAATACGAAGATTTTTATTGGAGAATATTTTGTTTCCATAAGTGTCTTAATTGCTCTACTAGTTGTTGGATTCGCAATCTTTATCGCCCATTATACAAAGTTTGGCCGTAATGTTTATGCGATTGGCGGGAATGAGCAGTCTGCGATGTTAATGGGACTCCCTGTCGGGAAAACAAAAATCTTAATTTATACTCTTAGTGGATTTTGTTCGTCTCTTGCAGGGGTAGTATTTACTTTTTATATGCTTTCTGGTTATGGCCTGCATGCTAATGGATTAGAACTCGATGCAATCGCAGCAGTTGTAATAGGCGGAACCCTCTTAACAGGTGGTGCAGGGTACGTAGCGGGAAGTGTGATAGGTGTCTTAATATTAGGGGTCATTCAGACATTAATCGTTTTCGAGGGTACACTTAGCTCTTGGTGGACGAAGATCGCGATCGGTGTTTTACTCCTAGCCTTTATTTTGTTCCAACGTATAAGTGTGCTTAGAGGAGTAGGAAAAAAGCAGACGATTTCTCAAACATAA
- a CDS encoding ABC transporter permease — MIKSRLFWPVLILLIILAINLLFDPGFFQIEVKNGHLTGSLIDILNRGAPLILISLGMTLVIATKGIDLGVGSVIAMSGAIAAMTVGPSASNDSLVPLFTAIAFAIGLSVAAGLWNGLLVSRFGIQPIVATLVLMVAGRGIAQLITSGQITTIYYEPYSFIGGGYLFAIPFSVFIVAAVFCFTLFMTKRTAIGLFIQSVGTNPEASRLAGINSKNIILLVYLFSGFCAGVGGLILSSNVESADGNNAGLWYELDAILAVVIGGTSLIGGRFYLMGTVIGALIIQSLTTTIYSIGIPPETNLLVKAIVVLIVCLLQSPSFREKVLGKTKRKPYNNISQDSKNEQGVNLS; from the coding sequence ATGATCAAATCAAGATTATTTTGGCCAGTACTTATTCTTCTCATTATTCTAGCGATTAATCTACTATTTGACCCTGGTTTTTTTCAAATAGAAGTAAAAAATGGTCATCTAACGGGAAGTCTCATAGATATCCTAAATCGTGGGGCACCGCTTATTCTTATTTCACTTGGGATGACTCTGGTCATTGCAACAAAAGGAATTGACCTTGGAGTAGGGTCTGTTATTGCCATGTCAGGTGCAATTGCGGCTATGACGGTGGGACCAAGTGCCTCGAATGATAGTTTGGTTCCTTTGTTCACAGCGATTGCTTTTGCCATTGGTTTATCTGTGGCTGCAGGTCTTTGGAACGGTTTATTAGTGTCCCGTTTTGGTATTCAGCCGATTGTTGCAACATTGGTGTTAATGGTAGCAGGGCGCGGTATTGCTCAATTAATAACAAGTGGGCAAATCACTACGATTTATTATGAACCTTATTCTTTTATCGGCGGAGGCTATTTGTTCGCTATCCCGTTCTCGGTGTTTATCGTGGCAGCTGTGTTTTGCTTTACCCTGTTCATGACGAAAAGGACTGCAATCGGATTATTTATTCAATCTGTCGGGACGAATCCCGAGGCCAGCCGTCTAGCAGGGATCAATTCAAAAAATATAATCCTATTGGTCTATCTATTTTCTGGTTTTTGTGCAGGTGTGGGCGGTTTAATATTAAGTTCCAACGTCGAAAGTGCTGATGGAAATAATGCTGGATTATGGTATGAGTTGGACGCAATCCTCGCAGTTGTAATTGGAGGAACATCTTTGATTGGCGGCAGATTTTATTTAATGGGGACAGTGATTGGCGCTTTGATTATTCAAAGTTTAACTACCACCATTTATTCTATTGGGATTCCGCCAGAAACAAACCTTTTAGTAAAAGCGATTGTTGTTCTCATCGTATGCTTGTTGCAGTCTCCATCTTTTAGGGAAAAGGTATTGGGGAAAACGAAGCGAAAGCCTTATAACAACATATCACAGGATAGTAAAAATGAACAAGGAGTGAACCTATCATGA
- a CDS encoding sugar ABC transporter ATP-binding protein, which produces MSIQKVRLEMKGITKTFPGVKALSNVGLRLFPGEVHALMGENGAGKSTLIKVLTGVYIADEGTIMLDGIPIKVTTPLEAQELGISTVYQEVNLCPNLSVVENIFIGREIMKRGRIDWKEMNRRAEELVSNLNLKIDVTKTLSSYSVAIQQMVAIVRALNVSAKVLILDEPTSSLDMNEVKQLFSVIRQLKQQGLSIVFISHFLDQIYEITDRLTVLRNGEWIGEYRTQDLSRFELVSKMIGKELSDISSLSEASRNKVDLEGEPLLEAVQLSKKGHIEPFDLQLRKGEMMGLAGLLGSGRSELARLLFGADRADTGEVKINGKTVHLNSPKQAISNKIAFSSENRKTEGIIADLSIRENMILAIQGIKGWFNYIPRKKQEAIVDEYIKLLNINPPNPEQLIKNLSGGNQQKVLLARWLITNPDLLILDEPTRGIDIGAKAEIQKLMVSLSEQGMSILFISSELEEILRTCRRISVLRDHKMVSEIDNQNQISQQDIMKEIAGGVR; this is translated from the coding sequence TTGAGTATACAAAAGGTGAGACTTGAAATGAAAGGAATTACGAAAACTTTCCCGGGAGTAAAGGCTTTATCAAATGTAGGTTTGCGGTTATTCCCTGGCGAAGTTCATGCTTTGATGGGTGAAAATGGGGCAGGTAAATCCACGCTTATCAAGGTCCTAACAGGTGTTTATATAGCTGATGAGGGAACTATCATGTTAGATGGTATTCCTATTAAAGTTACAACACCGCTTGAGGCTCAAGAATTAGGAATAAGCACGGTTTATCAAGAAGTAAACTTATGCCCAAACCTATCTGTTGTCGAAAATATTTTTATTGGCCGTGAAATCATGAAAAGAGGCCGAATTGATTGGAAGGAAATGAATCGAAGGGCAGAAGAACTAGTAAGTAATCTTAATTTAAAAATTGATGTCACAAAGACACTCTCATCCTACTCTGTCGCGATTCAACAAATGGTAGCAATTGTACGTGCCCTAAATGTTTCAGCTAAAGTTCTCATTCTAGATGAGCCAACTTCAAGTCTGGATATGAATGAAGTGAAGCAGCTGTTTTCCGTTATTAGACAACTAAAACAGCAAGGACTATCGATCGTTTTTATCAGCCATTTCCTTGACCAAATATATGAAATTACCGATCGTCTTACCGTCCTTCGGAATGGTGAATGGATTGGCGAGTATAGAACGCAAGACCTCTCAAGGTTTGAATTGGTCTCAAAAATGATTGGCAAAGAATTATCGGATATCAGTTCATTATCAGAAGCATCGAGGAACAAGGTAGATTTAGAAGGGGAGCCCCTTTTAGAAGCCGTTCAGTTATCCAAAAAAGGTCATATAGAACCGTTTGATTTACAGTTGAGAAAAGGTGAAATGATGGGTCTGGCAGGCTTACTCGGTTCAGGGAGATCGGAATTGGCGAGACTGCTATTTGGTGCGGATAGAGCAGATACTGGGGAAGTAAAAATCAATGGGAAAACAGTACATCTAAATTCCCCAAAGCAAGCGATTTCCAATAAAATTGCATTTTCCTCTGAAAATAGAAAAACCGAAGGGATTATTGCTGATTTATCCATTCGCGAGAATATGATTCTAGCTATTCAAGGAATAAAGGGATGGTTTAACTATATTCCCAGAAAGAAACAGGAAGCAATCGTTGATGAGTATATTAAATTGTTAAATATTAATCCTCCAAACCCCGAGCAATTAATTAAGAACTTAAGTGGAGGAAACCAACAGAAAGTGCTTCTAGCTAGATGGCTGATAACCAATCCAGACTTACTCATTCTTGACGAACCAACACGTGGCATTGACATCGGAGCAAAAGCTGAGATTCAAAAATTAATGGTTTCTTTAAGTGAACAGGGAATGTCAATTTTATTTATTTCATCTGAATTGGAAGAAATACTGCGGACGTGCAGAAGGATTTCTGTTTTAAGAGACCATAAGATGGTTTCAGAGATTGATAATCAAAACCAGATTTCACAACAAGATATTATGAAAGAAATCGCCGGGGGAGTGAGATGA
- a CDS encoding substrate-binding domain-containing protein has translation MKKLLKSKIMMLVMISLVLFLAACSSGSTGGDAGSNGNKEGEKSSEKLVIGFSQVGAESEWRTANTESVKKAITDAGHELKFSDAQQKQENQIKAIRSFIAQKVDAIVFSPVVETGFETVLKEAKSAGIPVFLADRAVDIKDDSLWVTFLGSDFVEEGRKAANWLVEEMADEDGEVNIVELQGTVGSAPAIDRKEGFEEVMADHQNFKIIKSQSGDFTRAKGKEVMEAFLKSDGDNIDVLYSHNDDMAIGAIQAIEEYGLKPGEDIKIIGVDAVKGAFEAMAAGKMNVTVECNPLFGPQLVDLIEAHISGEKLEKRISVEESIYTMDQAEELLPTRKY, from the coding sequence ATGAAAAAACTATTAAAATCAAAAATCATGATGTTGGTCATGATCTCACTTGTCCTGTTTTTAGCTGCATGTTCGTCGGGGAGTACTGGTGGTGACGCAGGTAGTAATGGGAATAAGGAAGGTGAAAAGTCCAGTGAGAAGTTGGTGATTGGGTTTTCTCAAGTAGGAGCTGAAAGCGAATGGAGAACAGCAAATACTGAATCAGTCAAGAAAGCGATTACGGATGCAGGTCATGAATTAAAGTTCTCTGATGCTCAGCAAAAACAAGAAAACCAGATTAAAGCAATTCGTTCGTTTATTGCACAAAAGGTTGACGCTATCGTTTTTTCACCAGTGGTTGAAACCGGCTTTGAAACTGTTTTAAAAGAAGCAAAATCAGCAGGAATTCCTGTTTTCTTAGCGGACCGTGCTGTAGATATCAAAGATGACTCTTTATGGGTAACGTTCTTAGGATCTGACTTTGTGGAAGAAGGCAGAAAGGCGGCTAATTGGTTAGTAGAAGAAATGGCCGACGAGGATGGAGAAGTTAACATTGTTGAACTTCAAGGTACGGTTGGTTCCGCACCGGCCATTGACCGAAAAGAAGGCTTTGAAGAGGTAATGGCTGATCACCAAAACTTTAAGATTATTAAATCTCAATCAGGTGACTTTACCCGTGCAAAAGGGAAAGAAGTTATGGAAGCTTTCTTAAAATCTGATGGTGATAACATTGACGTTCTATACTCCCATAATGATGACATGGCAATCGGTGCCATTCAAGCAATTGAGGAATACGGCTTAAAACCAGGTGAAGACATCAAAATTATTGGAGTAGATGCTGTAAAAGGTGCATTCGAAGCAATGGCAGCAGGTAAAATGAATGTTACAGTTGAGTGTAATCCATTATTTGGACCTCAATTGGTAGATTTAATTGAAGCGCATATTTCAGGAGAAAAGTTAGAAAAGCGTATCTCTGTTGAAGAAAGCATTTATACAATGGATCAAGCTGAGGAACTTCTTCCAACTCGTAAATATTAA